In Silene latifolia isolate original U9 population chromosome X, ASM4854445v1, whole genome shotgun sequence, the following proteins share a genomic window:
- the LOC141618613 gene encoding uncharacterized protein LOC141618613, with product MKVASWNVRGSNDPLKLQEIHDFLRVHNMDMLGVLETKTKKKVSGTVLRSYFGSYNFICNYDHLNQGRIWLLWKSSTVVVTPLIVHSQFIHCKVFHNASNQVFYISMIYASNDARVRDLLWDQMLSIKPTVDSWLVLGDFNVVRDVSERINKSSPNLSDILDFNSCLLKCELADLHSIGCEYTWTNKHDDDTIVWSKLDRAMANVKWFTQFPAASANFLPSGISDHSPVEAWAIPVSGSSTFKLFASLKNVKNALKSLHGDHFSGISAKVKGLKQELQDCQLLSQPNPLSKDLISKEKELMLLYCKYKRIETSIFQQKAKLNNIAHGDCSSKFFFAKIQERAQQQIIGQITDRNGQLQLGLPNGPCINSDDAADLTLPISTEEIRSALFDIGSDKSPGPDGFSSAFFKSS from the exons ATGAAAGTTGCCTCTTGGAATGTGAGAGGGAGTAATGATCCCCTCAAGCTTCAGGAAATTCATGACTTCCTGAGGGTTCACAATATGGATATGCTGGGTGTGCTGGAAACTAAAACTAAGAAAAAAGTTTCTGGGACTGTTTTGAGGTCCTACTTTGGGTCTTACAATTTCATCTGCAACTATGATCATCTGAATCAGGGTAGAATCTGGTTGCTTTGGAAATCTTCTACAGTAGTGGTAACTCCTTTGATTGTTCATTCTCAATTCATTCACTGTAAGGTCTTTCACAATGCTTCTAATCAGGTTTTCTATATTTCCATGATTTATGCTAGTAATGATGCTAGAGTAAGGGATTTACTTTGGGATCAAATGCTTAGCATCAAGCCCACTGTTGATAGCTGGCTTGTTCTGGGTGATTTTAATGTGGTTAGGGATGTCAGTGAGAGGATTAATAAGTCCTCTCCTAATCTCTCTGACATTCTTGATTTTAACTCCTGTCTCCTGAAATGTGAACTTGCTGATTTACATAGTATTGGCTGTGAGTATACCTGGACTAATAAGCATGATGATGACACTATTGTCTGGTCAAAGCTAGACAGAGCTATGGCTAATGTTAAGTGGTTTACTCAGTTCCCTGCTGCTTCTGCTAATTTCCTACCATCTGGGATATCTGATCACTCCCCAGTG GAAGCTTGGGCTATTCCTGTTTCTGGATCTTCCACTTTTAAACTTTTTGCCAGTCTTAAAAATGTTAAGAATGCCCTTAAATCTCTTCATGGTGATCACTTCTCTGGCATTTCTGCTAAAGTTAAGGGTTTAAAGCAGGAGCTGCAGGATTGCCAGCTGCTGTCTCAGCCTAATCCTCTTTCCAAGGATCTCATTTCTAAGGAAAAAGAACTGATGCTCCTATATTGCAAATATAAAAGAATTGAGACCAGTATTTTTCAGCAGAAGGCAAAATTAAATAACATTGCTCATGGTGATTGCTCCTCTAAGTTCTTCTTTGCTAAAATTCAGGAAAGGGCACAACAACAAATTATTGGCCAAATCACTGACAGGAATGGTCAACTTCAGCTGGGGTTACCAAAT GGTCCTTGTATTAATTCTGATGATGCTGCTGATCTGACCCTCCCAATCTCTACTGAAGAAATCAGGTCTGCCTTGTTTGACATTGGCTCTGACAAGAGCCCTGGCCCTGATGGGTTCTCTTCTGCATTTTTCAAAAGCAGTTAG